The following coding sequences are from one Ficedula albicollis isolate OC2 chromosome 14, FicAlb1.5, whole genome shotgun sequence window:
- the LOC101815549 gene encoding noggin-2-like: MTAIRALLLCLCLGLRAGGQPFLRLRPSPSDNLPVKDIVEHPDPEYDPKEQDLDERTLRKTPPLGKKARRKVLQWLWAHTHCPVLYAWKDLGVRFWPRYIKEGNCLAEKSCSLPEGMFCKPVKSVTKTFLRWHCQGWSSQKYCTWIPVQYPLISECKCSC; encoded by the exons ATGACGGCGATCCGGgcgctgctgctctgcctctgcctggggctgcGGGCGGGCGGGCAGCCCTTCCTGCGCCTGCGACCCTCGCCCAGTGACAACCTGCCCGTCAAGGACATCGTGGAGCACCCGGACCCCGAGTACGACCCCAAGGAGCAGGACCTGGACGAGAGGACGCTGAggaagacccccc ccctgggcaaGAAGGCGCGGCGGAAGgtgctgcagtggctctgggcGCACACCCACTGCCCCGTGCTCTACGCCtggaaggacctgggggtgcgCTTCTGGCCGCGCTACATCAAGGAGGGCAACTGCCTGGCCGAGAAGTCCTGCTCGCTGCCCGAGGGCATGTTCTGCAAGCCCGTCAAGTCGGTCACCAAGACCTTCCTgcgctggcactgccagggctggtcCAGTCAGAAGTACTGCACCTGGATCCCCGTGCAGTACCCGCTCATCTCCGAGTGCAAGTGCTCCTGCTAA